The Desmonostoc muscorum LEGE 12446 genome includes a region encoding these proteins:
- a CDS encoding GUN4 domain-containing protein has protein sequence MTVKILHISLTEQGKDYALLRYFWDDPSSSKEHKLSLAEIKELIDRANTLYFTRRPVDYDTTGQALYHWLDKSDRLLANALNQPHPQGLIIALSTDKGLAHLPWELLHDGECFLVEKRPSIIPVRWVSNGKPIMMSVDTPQNRPLNVLFMATSPLGVEPVLDYEAEEGQILKATERTPMDLRVEESGCLTELAYMVREYETSYFDVFHLTGHASAQDKKPCFLTEDEYGNRVDSSTSAIADALRDNSECLPPLIFLSGCRTGYSWDNDNTVPSMAEELLNIGATAVLGWGDQVRDADATSAASKLYWELSQGGTVAKAIASTYQKLIEQKVPDWHKLRLYVASTLPLALVTPLKTSRRKQLPKSSNEVEFRDDEKLLRVVSRENFVGRRRQLQNCLRTLKTEFNKVGVLIHGMGGWGKSSIASRLWDRLPEHEKILWWRSIHEFDLIKKLKNKLIKPLQLELITHLENSQILLKSRLVYLFRELADMGEKPFLLIFDDFEWNLELREGLYILKPQAAPILEALVQAIQETGTDNRIIITCRYDFDSDLLEFFYKQGLEPLKNTELTKKLSQLENFSSNKVSDPLRERALAFADGNPRLLEFLNNEILDKQDAEEKLIELERSPALWKDKIISEELYQLIHEPLQRVLCNCLVYELPVPMIALEAVCDQLTNYQQQLQRGLKLGLIEVSSEVQEENRVYRVSHIPHIIPNIHLPEAPKVYSLYQKAHEKLYELWRNENKKVEKWQEIFRLKFANKDSPGRFRQGFFQMLVAPNDGTADEALESELRKVADDLVKDGLYTQLSNYLQQKQWFEADVETAWIFYQFKIRQKNVWWLDFLNIFPCKTLREIDRLWLQNSNNKFGISTQMEIRDNLVQNLIRTNEDDWRYPLLGREEFIERVGWNVFEYKAVIDNVLSGAPAVSEGSLPLMILCKSGASWGFGWLVMEGHVAYIQMMAIGQRLRECYEIEDCSSGH, from the coding sequence GTGACAGTAAAAATTCTCCACATCAGTCTCACTGAACAGGGCAAGGATTATGCTCTTCTGCGTTATTTTTGGGACGATCCTTCTAGCAGCAAGGAACATAAGCTGTCTTTAGCAGAAATCAAAGAGTTAATTGATAGAGCAAATACTCTCTACTTTACTCGTCGTCCGGTAGATTATGATACTACTGGTCAAGCACTCTATCACTGGCTAGATAAGAGTGATCGCCTATTAGCCAATGCCCTAAATCAGCCCCATCCGCAGGGGTTGATAATAGCGCTCTCCACAGATAAAGGGCTAGCTCATCTGCCTTGGGAATTGCTACATGATGGCGAGTGTTTTTTGGTAGAGAAAAGACCATCTATTATTCCGGTACGGTGGGTGTCTAATGGTAAACCAATAATGATGAGCGTGGACACACCTCAAAATCGCCCCCTGAATGTGCTGTTTATGGCGACATCTCCTTTAGGAGTTGAACCTGTATTAGATTATGAAGCCGAGGAAGGACAAATTTTAAAGGCAACTGAGCGCACGCCAATGGACTTGAGAGTGGAAGAAAGTGGTTGTTTAACTGAGTTAGCTTATATGGTTCGGGAGTACGAAACAAGTTACTTTGATGTTTTTCATTTAACAGGTCATGCTAGCGCTCAAGATAAAAAGCCATGCTTTTTAACAGAAGACGAATATGGCAACCGAGTTGATAGCAGTACAAGCGCGATCGCTGATGCGCTGAGAGACAACTCAGAATGCTTACCACCTTTAATTTTTCTATCTGGTTGCCGTACAGGTTATTCTTGGGATAATGATAATACAGTTCCCTCAATGGCAGAAGAATTATTGAACATAGGCGCAACTGCTGTACTTGGTTGGGGCGATCAAGTCCGTGATGCCGATGCCACTTCTGCCGCTAGTAAATTGTATTGGGAGTTGTCACAAGGGGGTACGGTGGCAAAAGCGATCGCTTCTACTTATCAAAAATTAATTGAGCAAAAAGTACCCGATTGGCATAAATTACGGTTGTATGTAGCAAGTACTTTACCATTGGCATTAGTAACTCCATTAAAGACTTCAAGACGCAAACAACTGCCTAAATCGTCTAATGAAGTTGAGTTTAGGGATGATGAAAAACTCTTAAGGGTTGTGAGTAGAGAGAATTTTGTTGGTCGCCGTCGTCAGTTACAGAATTGTTTGCGGACTCTGAAAACAGAATTTAACAAAGTAGGAGTATTAATTCATGGAATGGGAGGATGGGGGAAAAGTAGTATTGCCTCTCGACTCTGGGACAGGTTGCCTGAACATGAAAAGATTCTCTGGTGGCGATCAATTCATGAATTCGATTTGATTAAGAAGTTAAAAAATAAGCTGATTAAACCCTTGCAACTGGAGCTAATCACCCATCTGGAAAATAGCCAGATTCTACTCAAATCCCGATTAGTTTACTTGTTCCGTGAATTAGCAGACATGGGAGAAAAACCATTTCTACTTATTTTTGATGATTTTGAATGGAATCTTGAACTCCGTGAAGGTCTATACATACTTAAACCTCAAGCAGCGCCAATTTTAGAAGCTTTAGTACAAGCAATCCAAGAAACGGGAACTGACAATAGAATTATTATTACCTGTCGTTATGATTTTGATTCTGACTTATTGGAATTTTTCTATAAACAAGGTCTAGAACCATTAAAAAATACAGAGTTAACTAAAAAGCTAAGTCAACTAGAAAATTTTAGCTCTAATAAAGTATCTGATCCTTTACGGGAACGAGCCTTAGCTTTCGCAGATGGAAACCCTCGATTATTGGAATTTCTCAATAATGAAATTTTGGACAAACAAGATGCAGAGGAGAAATTGATAGAACTAGAAAGAAGTCCCGCATTATGGAAAGATAAAATTATTTCAGAGGAATTATATCAGCTTATTCATGAGCCGTTACAACGGGTTCTTTGCAATTGCTTAGTCTACGAGTTGCCTGTTCCTATGATAGCTTTAGAAGCTGTTTGTGATCAGCTAACTAATTATCAACAACAATTACAAAGGGGGCTGAAACTGGGACTAATAGAGGTCAGTTCTGAAGTCCAAGAAGAAAACAGGGTTTATCGAGTTTCACACATACCCCACATCATACCTAATATTCACCTCCCTGAAGCGCCAAAAGTCTATTCTCTATACCAAAAAGCTCATGAAAAATTATATGAGTTGTGGAGGAATGAAAATAAAAAGGTTGAAAAATGGCAAGAGATTTTTAGATTGAAATTCGCCAATAAAGACAGTCCTGGACGATTCAGGCAAGGCTTTTTTCAAATGCTGGTAGCTCCGAATGACGGCACAGCTGATGAAGCTTTGGAATCAGAATTGAGAAAAGTTGCTGATGACTTGGTAAAAGATGGACTATACACACAATTGTCAAACTATCTTCAGCAAAAACAGTGGTTTGAGGCAGATGTAGAAACTGCTTGGATTTTTTACCAATTCAAGATTAGACAAAAAAATGTTTGGTGGCTAGATTTTTTAAATATTTTCCCCTGTAAAACTCTTAGGGAAATTGATAGGCTCTGGCTTCAAAATAGTAATAATAAATTTGGCATCAGTACCCAAATGGAAATTCGGGATAATTTGGTGCAGAATTTGATTAGAACGAACGAAGATGATTGGCGTTATCCATTATTAGGGAGGGAGGAGTTTATTGAGCGCGTAGGCTGGAATGTTTTCGAGTATAAGGCAGTAATAGATAACGTACTGAGTGGAGCGCCAGCAGTATCGGAGGGATCATTGCCATTAATGATCCTGTGCAAAAGCGGGGCTTCATGGGGCTTTGGTTGGCTTGTAATGGAGGGGCATGTGGCGTATATCCAAATGATGGCAATCGGGCAGCGTTTAAGGGAGTGTTACGAAATAGAGGATTGCAGTTCTGGGCATTAG
- a CDS encoding type IV secretory system conjugative DNA transfer family protein — protein MNIYQKNLPHNQITANSTLIEVSSFHTPLASIDFGKLFQQYNNPQGWMMIGGILLVILLLQISGTGKGKITTGKVCGVSEKLAATNLALKQIKEHKHNKVTLWSGTPRYWVKGKWRGLLANIQTMLGAAPTVWFPNAERGTLVIGAPGSGKTYSTIDRMLESAMQQGFPILLYDKKGDQLRLHAPLAARYGYKVRVFAPGEPFSGVINPLDYMRDARDGVMAGEIGQVINRNAASGGKSDEFFSKAGDLLAKALLQLVKGSPYPDMAMLYAVLRLPKLVQRLDHAVQSKRLDEWVATSFIQFLSAKDAEKTISGILTTAAGTFSSFIQADLLRAFIGKSDIPTKLERREMVVFKLDDERRSVVGPLLAAAMHLMIVGNLSRPRKDPLIISLDELPSIKLDRLPQWINEYRSNGACFILGIQSLEQLYDIYGDKMGSAIASACSTHVLFNPGNYKTAEDYSKRYGEKEVLIKNRTTGRSLGGQMSRSISWSENLQKMPVISADEILKFPQGKCVITSPGYSSEGQASIPYPLIIPVSKADEKRAHDSEALWDTQVKPALESQVIIPDIKTLTQALHERIESAARMLPLPEEDVAPAQESSSSETDVLENFTRRVYQTPGLH, from the coding sequence ATGAACATTTACCAGAAAAATCTACCACACAACCAGATCACTGCTAACTCGACATTAATTGAAGTGTCATCATTTCATACACCTCTGGCTAGCATTGACTTTGGCAAGTTGTTTCAACAGTATAACAACCCCCAAGGTTGGATGATGATCGGTGGAATACTGTTAGTTATACTGTTGTTGCAAATCAGTGGTACTGGTAAAGGCAAAATTACCACTGGTAAAGTCTGCGGTGTCAGCGAGAAATTAGCAGCAACTAATCTAGCACTCAAGCAAATCAAGGAGCATAAACACAATAAAGTTACCCTGTGGTCTGGAACTCCTCGCTATTGGGTAAAAGGTAAATGGCGGGGGTTGCTGGCTAACATACAAACTATGCTTGGTGCTGCACCTACAGTTTGGTTTCCCAATGCCGAAAGGGGAACACTGGTAATAGGTGCGCCTGGGTCTGGTAAAACCTACTCTACCATAGACCGGATGTTAGAAAGTGCGATGCAGCAAGGTTTTCCGATTTTACTCTACGACAAGAAGGGCGACCAACTACGACTCCATGCACCCTTAGCAGCCCGTTATGGTTACAAAGTACGAGTATTTGCCCCCGGTGAACCCTTTAGCGGTGTGATCAATCCTTTGGATTATATGCGTGATGCACGCGATGGGGTGATGGCAGGAGAAATTGGACAAGTGATTAACCGCAATGCTGCTAGTGGTGGTAAAAGTGATGAGTTCTTTTCTAAAGCCGGGGACTTGTTAGCTAAAGCACTATTGCAGTTAGTCAAGGGTTCTCCTTACCCAGATATGGCGATGCTTTATGCGGTGCTGCGGTTGCCAAAACTGGTACAGCGTCTTGACCATGCGGTGCAGTCAAAAAGGTTGGATGAATGGGTGGCAACTTCATTTATTCAATTTTTGAGTGCCAAGGATGCAGAGAAGACTATTTCGGGGATTTTGACCACAGCAGCAGGTACTTTCTCATCTTTCATCCAAGCTGATTTGCTGCGAGCATTTATAGGGAAATCGGATATTCCCACTAAGCTTGAACGTAGAGAGATGGTGGTGTTCAAGCTAGATGATGAACGCCGCAGTGTGGTTGGGCCTCTGCTGGCGGCTGCAATGCACTTGATGATTGTCGGTAATTTGAGCCGTCCCCGCAAAGACCCGTTGATTATTTCTTTGGATGAATTACCATCAATTAAGCTAGACCGCTTACCGCAGTGGATTAATGAATATCGTTCCAATGGTGCCTGCTTTATTCTGGGTATCCAAAGTTTAGAGCAACTTTACGATATTTATGGGGATAAGATGGGGAGTGCGATCGCATCAGCTTGCAGTACCCATGTTTTGTTCAATCCTGGTAACTACAAAACGGCTGAAGATTACTCCAAACGTTACGGTGAGAAGGAAGTGCTGATTAAAAATCGTACCACAGGGCGATCGCTTGGCGGACAAATGAGCCGTTCAATTAGCTGGAGTGAGAATTTACAAAAAATGCCTGTAATCAGTGCTGACGAAATTTTGAAATTTCCTCAAGGCAAGTGCGTAATTACCAGTCCTGGTTACAGTTCAGAGGGACAAGCTTCTATTCCTTATCCTTTAATTATTCCCGTGTCCAAAGCCGATGAAAAACGGGCGCATGATAGTGAGGCTCTTTGGGACACACAAGTTAAACCTGCTTTAGAAAGTCAGGTGATAATTCCTGATATTAAAACGCTAACACAAGCATTACATGAACGTATTGAGTCAGCAGCGCGGATGTTGCCATTACCAGAAGAAGATGTAGCACCTGCACAGGAGTCTAGTAGCAGTGAAACTGATGTTTTAGAAAATTTTACTAGGCGAGTTTATCAAACACCAGGATTGCATTAA
- a CDS encoding N-6 DNA methylase translates to MKIQIADWQQLFQNCVRNSPLPISLPTVAIANPPYCKINLTSDSELARFEMAYKWIKHGDGNYVITSKLKTQAEQECLFVEQCLNQLQPGEIVCILVSNGILSSSNQAHFRRWLLEDMALLIASIQLPTENFQVECGLGIITSFLILQRKGGDLPIPEDYSIFMAVADKIGFDSRGRRLFRSITNGQQTQEIDSDLPLIMEEFKKFMTEVWQNHIYLK, encoded by the coding sequence ATGAAAATTCAAATTGCTGATTGGCAACAACTATTTCAAAATTGTGTCAGGAATTCTCCTCTGCCAATTTCCTTGCCTACTGTAGCCATTGCCAATCCTCCCTATTGCAAAATTAATCTCACTTCCGATTCAGAACTAGCCCGATTTGAGATGGCTTATAAATGGATAAAACACGGAGATGGAAACTACGTGATTACATCCAAGTTGAAAACCCAAGCAGAACAAGAGTGCTTATTTGTAGAACAGTGTTTAAATCAATTGCAACCTGGTGAAATAGTCTGTATATTGGTATCTAATGGAATTCTGTCTTCATCTAACCAAGCACACTTTCGCCGATGGCTATTAGAAGACATGGCTTTACTAATTGCTTCCATTCAGTTACCTACAGAAAACTTTCAGGTAGAATGTGGATTAGGAATTATCACCAGCTTTTTAATTCTTCAGCGCAAAGGTGGGGATTTGCCAATACCAGAAGACTACTCAATTTTTATGGCAGTTGCGGATAAAATTGGTTTTGATAGTAGAGGTCGTCGTCTCTTTCGTTCAATTACAAATGGGCAACAAACCCAAGAAATTGATAGTGATTTACCGCTAATTATGGAAGAATTTAAAAAGTTTATGACAGAAGTTTGGCAAAATCATATTTACCTAAAGTAA